In candidate division KSB1 bacterium, the genomic window GTCGAAACGCTTGCGGTCATACGGTTTCAGCAGGTAATCCACTGCGTTGACTTCAAATGCCTGCAAAGCGTATTTGTCATAAGCGGTTGAGAAAATCACGAATGGAATCTGTTTAAGTTTTTTGAGCACCCCGAACCCTGATAATTCCGGCATTTGCACATCTAGAAAAATCAAATCGGGCTGGAGCGAATTTATGGTTTTGACCGCCTGTTTGCCGCTGTTGCATTCACCGATGATTTCAATGTTCGGATAGTCAGCCAAGTATTCCTTCGACATCTGACGCGCCAGATATTCATCATCGACCAGGATTGTCCGGATTTTTTCGTCAGTCATGATTTTTCGCTGAGAGGAATTTTAATTTTAACTGTAAAAGCTTCTTCGGGTGAATTCTTTAATTCTAACCCGAACGGGTCGCCGTAAATTCGTTTTAGCCGTTCGTGGGTGTTTTTTAAACCAATCCCTTTGTCAAAACAATCCTGCAGTTTGCCGTTTCGCGCGGATTTTCCGGTATTGGCAATTTCGAAATTTAGCAGACTATCCTCTTTAAAAATGCGAATCGTTAACTCGCCGCCTTTTGCTTCCTTGGAGATGCCGTGTTTGATGGCGTTTTCGACAATGGGCTGCAGTAGCATACTCGGGACTTTTTCTTCAAGGACATCGCCACTGATTTCTTCCTTTATACTGAGTTTGCGCCCAAAGCGAATTTTTTCAATGTCCAAATAGTTGCGGATGAATTTTAATTCCTGGTTCAAAGTCACGAATTTGCTTTCATAACCTTCGAGAGAAAAGCGTAGGAGCTCGGCTAACTTGGCATTCATCGTTCGGGCCTTTTCCGGATTTTTAGCCATCAAAGCATTCACCGAATTTAGGGCATTGAATAAAAAATGCGGGTTAATTTGTGATTTCAAATTTTGCAGTTCCATGTTTTTTGTAAGAAGGTGGAGCTCGGTCTCTTTCAACTCTTTTTCTTTGAATTTTTGATAGAAACTAATTGTGTAAAAAATGCCAACCAATAGACCATATTTCGTGAGGCCGTCCAGG contains:
- a CDS encoding histidine kinase, producing MKRLFRNILLGFAIWTAYNFLNAGILSIQENMSYSLAWFSTAVANYMMALLSIPLWYSCKKFPFNKSSNIRFFGIHFLASIFFTLIWLSLTYGFYWVTSGEAVVKFLFSQGVHMWQFLDGLTKYGLLVGIFYTISFYQKFKEKELKETELHLLTKNMELQNLKSQINPHFLFNALNSVNALMAKNPEKARTMNAKLAELLRFSLEGYESKFVTLNQELKFIRNYLDIEKIRFGRKLSIKEEISGDVLEEKVPSMLLQPIVENAIKHGISKEAKGGELTIRIFKEDSLLNFEIANTGKSARNGKLQDCFDKGIGLKNTHERLKRIYGDPFGLELKNSPEEAFTVKIKIPLSEKS